The following are encoded together in the Arvicanthis niloticus isolate mArvNil1 chromosome 11, mArvNil1.pat.X, whole genome shotgun sequence genome:
- the Ntsr2 gene encoding neurotensin receptor type 2 isoform X2 has translation METSSPWPPRPSPSTRLSLEARLGVDTRLWAKVLFTVLYSLIFALGTAGNALSVHVVLKARAGRPGRLRYHVLSLALSALLLLLVSLPMELYNFVWSHYPWVFGDLGCRGYYFVRELCAYATVLSVASLSAERCLAVCQPLRARRLLTPRRTRRLLSLVWIASLGLALPMAVIMGQKHEVERTDGEPEPASRVCTVLVSRAMLQVFIQVPSASAQVNSIPSRLELLSEEGLLGFITWRKTLSLGVQASLVRHKDASQIRSLQHSAQVLRAIVTVYVICWLPYHARRLMYCYIPDDGWTDELYDFYHYFYMVTNTLFYVSSAVTPVLYNAVSSSFRKLFLESLSSLCGEQHSVVPLPQEAPESTTSTYSFRLWGSPRNPSLGEIQV, from the exons ATGGAGACCAGCAGCCCGTGGCCCCCGAGGCCCAGCCCCAGCACAAGGCTGAGCCTGGAGGCGCGGCTGGGCGTGGACACTCGCCTCTGGGCCAAGGTGCTGTTCACGGTGCTCTACTCGCTCATCTTCGCGCTTGGCACGGCGGGCAATGCGCTGTCCGTGCACGTGGTGCTGAAGGCGCGGGCCGGTCGCCCCGGTCGCCTGCGCTACCACGTGCTCAGCCTGGCGCTGTCAGCCCTGCTGCTACTGCTGGTCAGCCTGCCCATGGAGCTCTACAACTTCGTATGGTCCCACTACCCCTGGGTCTTCGGCGATCTAGGCTGTCGTGGTTATTACTTCGTGCGCGAGCTGTGCGCCTATGCCACGGTGTTGAGCGTGGCCAGCCTGAGCGCAGAGCGTTGCCTGGCCGTGTGCCAGCCGCTGCGCGCCCGCCGCCTGCTCACCCCACGCCGCACCCGCCGCCTGCTGTCACTGGTCTGGATCGCCTCTCTGGGTCTTGCCCTACCCATGGCGGTTATCATGGGACAGAAGCACGAAGTGGAAAGAACCGACGGGGAGCCTGAGCCTGCCTCGCGTGTGTGCACGGTGCTGGTGAGCCGTGCCATGCTCCAGGTCTTCATCCAG GTACCATCAGCTTCTGCCCAAGTCAACTCCATCCCCAGCCGCCTGGAGCTCCTGAGTGAGGAAGGCCTCCTGGGCTTCATCACATGGAGAAAGACCCTCTCCCTGGGGGTCCAAGCCAGCCTGGTGAGACACAAGGATGCCAGCCAGATCCGCAGCCTCCAGCACAGCGCCCAGGTTCTCA GAGCCATCGTGACTGTGTATGTCATCTGCTGGCTGCCGTACCATGCCCGTAGGCTCATGTACTGCTACATCCCCGATGATGGATGGACTGA TGAGCTGTACGATTTCTATCACTATTTCTACATGGTGACCAACACCCTCTTCTATGTCAGCTCAGCAGTGACCCCAGTCCTCTACAATGCTGTGTCTTCCTCCTTCAGAAAGCTCTTCCTGGAATCCCTCAGCTCCCTGTGTGGTGAACAGCATTCCGTGGTGCCCTTACCCCAAGAAGCCCCAGAGTCAACCACTAGTACGTACAGTTTCCGGCTTTGGGGATCCCCAAGAAACCCCAGCCTGGGAGAAATACAAGTATGA
- the Ntsr2 gene encoding neurotensin receptor type 2 isoform X1, with protein sequence METSSPWPPRPSPSTRLSLEARLGVDTRLWAKVLFTVLYSLIFALGTAGNALSVHVVLKARAGRPGRLRYHVLSLALSALLLLLVSLPMELYNFVWSHYPWVFGDLGCRGYYFVRELCAYATVLSVASLSAERCLAVCQPLRARRLLTPRRTRRLLSLVWIASLGLALPMAVIMGQKHEVERTDGEPEPASRVCTVLVSRAMLQVFIQVNVLVSFVLPLALTAFLNGITVNHLMALYSQVPSASAQVNSIPSRLELLSEEGLLGFITWRKTLSLGVQASLVRHKDASQIRSLQHSAQVLRAIVTVYVICWLPYHARRLMYCYIPDDGWTDELYDFYHYFYMVTNTLFYVSSAVTPVLYNAVSSSFRKLFLESLSSLCGEQHSVVPLPQEAPESTTSTYSFRLWGSPRNPSLGEIQV encoded by the exons ATGGAGACCAGCAGCCCGTGGCCCCCGAGGCCCAGCCCCAGCACAAGGCTGAGCCTGGAGGCGCGGCTGGGCGTGGACACTCGCCTCTGGGCCAAGGTGCTGTTCACGGTGCTCTACTCGCTCATCTTCGCGCTTGGCACGGCGGGCAATGCGCTGTCCGTGCACGTGGTGCTGAAGGCGCGGGCCGGTCGCCCCGGTCGCCTGCGCTACCACGTGCTCAGCCTGGCGCTGTCAGCCCTGCTGCTACTGCTGGTCAGCCTGCCCATGGAGCTCTACAACTTCGTATGGTCCCACTACCCCTGGGTCTTCGGCGATCTAGGCTGTCGTGGTTATTACTTCGTGCGCGAGCTGTGCGCCTATGCCACGGTGTTGAGCGTGGCCAGCCTGAGCGCAGAGCGTTGCCTGGCCGTGTGCCAGCCGCTGCGCGCCCGCCGCCTGCTCACCCCACGCCGCACCCGCCGCCTGCTGTCACTGGTCTGGATCGCCTCTCTGGGTCTTGCCCTACCCATGGCGGTTATCATGGGACAGAAGCACGAAGTGGAAAGAACCGACGGGGAGCCTGAGCCTGCCTCGCGTGTGTGCACGGTGCTGGTGAGCCGTGCCATGCTCCAGGTCTTCATCCAG GTGAATGTGCTGGTATCCTTCGTTCTTCCCTTGGCACTCACTGCTTTCCTGAATGGGATCACTGTCAACCACCTGATGGCCCTCTACTCCCAGGTACCATCAGCTTCTGCCCAAGTCAACTCCATCCCCAGCCGCCTGGAGCTCCTGAGTGAGGAAGGCCTCCTGGGCTTCATCACATGGAGAAAGACCCTCTCCCTGGGGGTCCAAGCCAGCCTGGTGAGACACAAGGATGCCAGCCAGATCCGCAGCCTCCAGCACAGCGCCCAGGTTCTCA GAGCCATCGTGACTGTGTATGTCATCTGCTGGCTGCCGTACCATGCCCGTAGGCTCATGTACTGCTACATCCCCGATGATGGATGGACTGA TGAGCTGTACGATTTCTATCACTATTTCTACATGGTGACCAACACCCTCTTCTATGTCAGCTCAGCAGTGACCCCAGTCCTCTACAATGCTGTGTCTTCCTCCTTCAGAAAGCTCTTCCTGGAATCCCTCAGCTCCCTGTGTGGTGAACAGCATTCCGTGGTGCCCTTACCCCAAGAAGCCCCAGAGTCAACCACTAGTACGTACAGTTTCCGGCTTTGGGGATCCCCAAGAAACCCCAGCCTGGGAGAAATACAAGTATGA